From a region of the Hippopotamus amphibius kiboko isolate mHipAmp2 chromosome 3, mHipAmp2.hap2, whole genome shotgun sequence genome:
- the CNTN2 gene encoding contactin-2, whose protein sequence is MGTPTRRKSHLLMLVAVALVSAPAWSSAWGSPATFGPVFEDQPLGLLFPEESTEEKVTLACRARASPPATYRWKMNGTEMKLEPGSRHQLVGGNLVIMNPTKAQDAGVYQCLASNPVGTVVSREAVLRFGFLQEFSKEERDPVKTHEGWGVMLPCNPPAHYPGLSYRWLLNEFPNFIPTDGRHFVSQTTGNLYIARTNASDLGNYSCLATSHMDFSTKSVFSKFAQLNLAAEDTRLFAPSIKARFPAETYALVGQQVTLECFAFGNPVPRIRWRKVDGSLSPQWATAEPTLQIPNIGFEDEGTYECEAENSKGRDTVQGRIIVQAQPEWLKVISDMEADIGSNLHWECAAAGKPRPTVRWLRNGEPLASQARVEALAGDLRFSKLSLEDSGMYQCVAENKHGTIYASAELAVQALAPDFRLNPVRRLIPAARGGEIVIPCQPRAAPKAVVLWSKGTEILVNSSRVTVTPDGTLIIRNISRSDEGKYTCFAENFMGKANSTGILSVRDATKITLAPSSADINLGDNLTLQCHASHDPTMDLTFIWMLDDFPIDFDKPGGHYRRANVKETVGDLTILNAQLRHGGKYTCMAQTVVDSASKEATVLVRGPPGPPGGVVVRDIGDSTVQLSWSRGFDNHSPIAKYTLQARTLPAGKWKQVRTNPANIEGNAETAQVLGLTPWMDYEFRVLASNILGTGEPSGPSSKIRTKEAAPSVAPSGLSGGGGAPGELIVNWTPMSREYQNGDGFGYLLSFRRQGSTSWQTARVPGADAQYFVYSNESIRPYTPFEVKIRSYNRRGDGPESLTALVYSAEEEPRVVPTKVWAKGVSSSEMNVTWEPVQQDMNGILLGYEIRYWKAGDKEAAADRVRTAGLDTSALVAGLHPNTKYHVTVRAYNRAGTGPASPSANATTMKPPPRRPPGNISWTFSSSSLSIKWDPVVPLRNESAVTGYKMLYQNDLHPTPTLHLTSKNWIEIAVPEDIGHAVVQIRTTGPGGDGVPAEVHIVKNGGTSMMVENSAVCPAPHPGTVLYHSVATLILIGYLEL, encoded by the exons CTTGGAGCTCCGCCTGGGGGTCCCCAGCCACCTTTGGACCTGTCTTTGAAGACCAGCCCCTCGGTCTGCTATTCCCAGAGGAGTCCACAGAGGAGAAGGTGACACTGGCATGCCGCGCCCGGGCCAGCCCTCCAGCCACCTACAG GTGGAAGATGAATGGCACCGAGATGAAGCTGGAGCCAGGCTCCCGCCACCAGCTGGTCGGGGGCAACCTGGTCATCATGAACCCAACCAAGGCCCAGGATGCCGGCGTCTACCAGTGCCTGGCCTCCAACCCAGTGGGCACCGTTGTCAGCAGGGAGGCAGTCCTCCGCTTTGGCT TTCTGCAGGAATTTTCCAAGGAGGAGCGAGACCCAGTGAAAACCCACGAAGGTTGGGGGGTGATGTTGCCCTGTAACCCACCAGCCCACTACCCAG GCTTGTCCTACCGATGGCTCCTCAACGAGTTCCCCAACTTCATCCCGACGGATGGGCGTCACTTCGTGTCCCAGACCACAGGGAACCTGTACATTGCCCGGACCAATGCCTCAGACTTGGGCAACTACTCCTGCCTGGCCACCAGCCACATGGACTTCTCCACCAAGAGCGTCTTCAGCAAGTTTGCTCAGCTCAACCTGGCTGCGGAAG ACACCAGGCTCTTTGCCCCCAGCATCAAGGCCCGGTTCCCAGCAGAGACCTATGCGCTGGTGGGGCAGCAGGTCACCCTGGAGTGCTTCGCCTTCGGGAA CCCCGTCCCCAGGATCAGGTGGCGCAAAGTGGACGGCTCCTTGTCCCCGCAGTGGGCCACGGCCGAGCCCACCCTGCAGATCCCCAACATAGGCTTCGAGGACGAGGGCACCTACGAGTGTGAGGCGGAGAACTCCAAGGGCCGCGACACCGTCCAGGGCCGCATCATCGTGCAGG CTCAGCCTGAGTGGCTCAAGGTGATCTCAGACATGGAGGCTGACATCGGTTCCAACCTGCACTGGGAATGCGCAGCCGCCGGCAAGCCCCGGCCCACAGTGCGCTGGCTGCGGAACGGGGAGCCTCTGGCCTCCCAG GCTCGGGTAGAAGCACTGGCCGGGGACTTGCGGTTCTCCAAGCTGAGCCTGGAGGACTCGGGCATGTACCAGTGTGTGGCAGAGAACAAGCACGGCACCATCTACGCCAGTGCCGAGCTGGCCGTGCAAG CACTTGCCCCTGACTTTAGGCTGAATCCTGTAAGGCGTCTGATCCCTGCAGCCCGTGGGGGAGAGATCGTTATCCCCTGTCAGCCCCGGGCAGCCCCGAAGGCCGTGGTGCTCTGGAGCAAAGGCACTGAGATTTTGGTCAACAGCAGCAG AGTGACTGTAACTCCAGATGGCACCTTGATCATAAGAAACATCAGTCGGTCAGATGAAGGCAAATACACCTGCTTTGCTGAGAATTTCATGGGCAAAGCCAACAGCACCGGCATCCTGTCTGTGCGAG ATGCAACCAAGATCACTCTAGCCCCCTCGAGTGCGGACATCAACTTGGGAGATAACCTGACCCTGCAGTGCCATGCCTCCCATGACCCCACCATGGACCTCACCTTCATCTGGATGCTGGATGACTTTCCCATCGATTTCGACAAGCCTGGGGGTCACTACCGAAGGGCCAATGTG AAGGAGACAGTTGGCGATCTGACCATCCTGAATGCCCAGCTGCGCCACGGTGGGAAGTACACGTGCATGGCCCAGACGGTGGTGGACAGTGCATCTAAGGAGGCCACAGTCCTGGTCCGAG GTCCACCAGGTCCCCCAGGAGGCGTGGTGGTGAGAGACATTGGTGACAGCACTGTCCAGCTCAGCTGGAGCCGTGGCTTTGACAACCACAGCCCCATTGCCAAGTACACCCTGCAAGCGCGCACTCTACCTGCAGGGAAGTGGAAGCAGGTTCGGACTA ATCCCGCCAACATCGAGGGCAACGCCGAGACTGCCCAGGTGCTGGGCCTCACACCCTGGATGGACTATGAGTTCCGGGTCTTAGCCAGCAACATCTTGGGCACTGGAGAGCCCAGTGGGCCCTCCAGCAAAATCCGGACCAAGGAAGCAG CCCCCTCGGTGGCACCCTCAGGTCTCAGTGGAGGTGGTGGAGCCCCCGGAGAGCTCATTGTCAACTGGACG CCCATGTCCCGGGAGTACCAGAACGGAGACGGCTTCGGCTACCTGCTGTCCTTCCGCAGGCAGGGCAGCACTAGCTGGCAGACCGCGCGGGTGCCCGGCGCCGACGCCCAGTACTTCGTCTACAGCAACGAGAGCATCCGGCCCTACACGCCCTTTGAGGTGAAGATCCGCAGCTACAACCGCCGCGGGGACGGGCCCGAGAGCCTCACCGCGCTCGTGTACTCGGCTGAGGAAG AGCCCAGGGTGGTCCCTACCAAGGTCTGGGCCAAAGGGGTCTCATCCTCAGAGATGAACGTGACCTGGGAACCCGTGCAGCAGGACATGAATGGTATCCTCCTGGGGTACGAG ATCCGCTACTGGAAAGCCGGGGACAAAGAAGCAGCCGCTGACCGAGTGAGGACAGCAGGACTGGACACCAGTGCCCTAGTCGCTGGCCTGCACCCCAACACCAAGTACCACGTGACTGTGCGGGCCTACAACCGGGCTGGCACTGGGCCTGCCAGCCCTTCTGCCAATGCTACAACCATGAAGCCCC CTCCACGGCGACCCCCTGGCAACATCTCCTGGACTTTCTCGAGCTCCAGTCTTAGTATTAAGTGGGACCCTGTGGTCCCGCTCCGCAATGAGTCTGCAGTCACAGGCTATAAG ATGCTGTACCAGAATGACTTACACCCGACTCCCACGCTCCACCTCACCAGCAAGAACTGGATAGAAATTGCAGTTCCTGAAGACATCGGCCATGCCGTTGTGCAGATTCGGACCACAGGGCCAGGAGGAGATGGGGTCCCAGCAGAAGTCCACATCGTGAAGaatggag GCACAAGCATGATGGTGGAGAACTCGGCAGTCTGTCCAGCCCCACATCCTGGCACCGTCCTCTATCACTCCGTGGCAACGCTGATCCTCATAGGCTACCTGGAGCTCTGA
- the TMEM81 gene encoding transmembrane protein 81: MKTLATSFILGSLVLAFHLPLVVTLPKTLAIPEKLQGAVGKVVVNATTCTVTCGLGYKEETVCEVGPDGVRRKCKSQRLECLTNWICGMLHFTILIGQDFKLSCLSSDILEIGQEAFRFTWRLARGIISTDDEVFKPFRASSHFIKFQSAQEYDSGTYRCDVQLLKNLRLVKRLYFGLRVLPPNLVNLNFHQSLTEDQKLVDEGLEVNLDNSSRPQRPPWKKKVAIAMGIGAASGVTAGVLVSMALCGGLRVIHSSASLETS; the protein is encoded by the coding sequence ATGAAGACTTTAGCTACTAGTTTCATTCTTGGGAGCCTGGTGTTGGCCTTCCATCTACCTTTGGTGGTGACTTTACCTAAAACACTGGCCATCCCTGAGAAACTGCAAGGAGCTGTGGGGAAAGTTGTTGTCAATGCCACAACCTGTACTGTCACCTGTGGCCTTGGCTATaaggaggagaccgtctgtgagGTGGGCCCTGATGGAGTGAGAAGGAAATGTAAGTCTCAGCGCTTGGAATGTCTGACCAACTGGATCTGTGGAATGCTACATTTCACCATCCTCATAGGGCAGGACTTTAAGCTGAGCTGTCTGAGTTCAGACATCCTGGAGATTGGGCAAGAAGCTTTCCGATTCACCTGGAGACTTGCTCGGGGTATCATCTCAACTGATGATGAAGTCTTCAAACCCTTCCGAGCCAGTTCCCACTTTATAAAGTTTCAGTCTGCTCAGGAGTATGACTCTGGGACCTACCGATGTGATGTGCAGCTTTTAAAAAACTTGAGACTGGTCAAGAGGCTCTATTTTGGGCTGAGGGTCCTTCCTCCTAACTTGGTGAACCTGAATTTCCATCAGTCCCTTACTGAGGATCAGAAGTTAGTAGATGAGGGCCTGGAAGTGAATCTGGACAACTCCTCTAGGCCTCAGCGCCCACCATGGAAGAAGAAGGTGGCCATAGCCATGGGAATAGGAGCTGCCAGTGGCGTGACTGCTGGTGTGTTGGTGAGCATGGCCCTGTGCGGTGGGCTGAGAGTGATCCACAGCAGTGCCAGCCTGGAGACCTCATGA